The proteins below are encoded in one region of Struthio camelus isolate bStrCam1 chromosome 23, bStrCam1.hap1, whole genome shotgun sequence:
- the TRIT1 gene encoding tRNA dimethylallyltransferase isoform X3, producing MAAAARRLGLAAGRAPPPPPPPPPPRPPPPPLVVILGATGTGKSALAAQLGRRLGGEVVSADSMQVYKGLDIITNKVSPEEQRLCRHHMISFVDPLVSNYTVVDFRDKAMALIEDIFARDKIPIVVGGTNYYIEALLWKVLVSTKEKGSAAPGPVIDRKVELEQMDGAELHRRLSQVDPEMAAKLHPHDKRKVARSLQVFEETGIAHSEILHRQQEEEGGGPLGGPLKYPHSCILWLHADQAALDQRLEKRVDDMLAAGLLGELRDFHRRYNREKVAENRQDYQHGIFQSIGFKEFHEYLISEGNCSPDTSALLLQKGIQALKQVTKKYARRQNKWVRNRFLRRPGPSVPPVYGLEVSDLLRWEEDVVKPALEIVESFIQGREPPAEPVKMEYDVNENKRSRHVCELCDRVIIGDREWAAHTRSKSHLHHLKKRRKLESASRVAEAEGDSGGAETSGEDSSLPFP from the exons atggcggccgccgcgcgccgcctgggcctcgccgcgggccgggccccgccgccgcctcctcctccaccgccaccgcggccaccgccgccgccgctcgtgGTGATCCTGGGCGCCACCGGCACCGGCAAGTCCGCGCTGGCCGCGCAGCTGGGCCGCCGCCTGGGCGGCGAGGTCGTCAGCGCCGACTCCATGCAG GTGTACAAGGGCTTGGACATCATCACCAACAAGGTGTCTCCCGAGGAGCAGCGTCTGTGCAGGCACCACATGATCAGCTTTGTGGATCCCCTCGTCTCTAACTACACAGTGGTGGACTTCAGAGACAAAGCCATGGCTTTG ATTGAAGATATCTTTGCCCGAGACAAGATCCCGATTGTCGTGGGAGGAACCAACTACTACATCGAGGCCTTGCTCTGGAAGGTCCTTGTCAGCACCAAG GAGAAGGGCAGTGCGGCCCCTGGGCCGGTTATCGACAGGAAAGTGGAGCTGGAACAGATGGACGGGGCTGAGCTCCATCGCCGCCTGAGCCAAGTGGACCCTGAGATGGCGGCCAAgctgcacccccacgacaagcgcAAAGTGGCCAG GAGCCTCCAAGTTTTTGAAGAGACAGGGATCGCCCATAGTGAAATCTTGCAccggcagcaggaggaggaaggtgggggACCGTTAGGGGGGCCCCTGAAATACCCACATTCCTGCATCTTGTGGCTTCATGCAGACCAGGCAG ctctgGACCAGCGGCTGGAGAAGCGAGTGGACGACATGCTGGCTGCAGGACTGCTGGGGGAGCTGCGGGACTTTCACCGGCGCTACAATCGGGAGAAGGTAGCTGAGAACCG CCAGGATTACCAGCATGGCATCTTCCAGTCCATCGGCTTCAAGGAGTTCCACGAGTACCTCATCAGCGAGGGGAATTGCTCACCGGACACCAGTGCCCTGCTGCTGCAAAAAG GGATCCAGGCTCTGAAACAAGTAACCAAGAAATATGCCCGGAGGCAGAACAAATGGGTCCGAAACCGCTTCCTGAGAC gCCCTGGGCCCAGCGTGCCCCCGGTGTACGGCTTGGAGGTGTCTGATCTCTTGAGGTGGGAGGAGGATGTGGTGAAACCGGCTCTGGAGATTGTGGAGAGCTTCATCCAG GGACGAGAGCCCCCAGCGGAGCCCGTAAAGATGGAGTACGATGTAAATGAGAACAAACGGAGTCGTCACGTCTGTGAGCTCTGTGACAGAGTCATCATCGGGGACCGGGAGTGGGCAG CTCACACACGATCCAAATCCCACCTGCACCATCTGAAGAAGAGACGGAAGCTGGAGTCCGCCAGCCGCGTTGCAGAGGCTGAGGGGGACAGCGGGGGTGCAGAGACCTCAGGAGAGGACAGCAGCTTGCCTTTTCCGTAG
- the TRIT1 gene encoding tRNA dimethylallyltransferase isoform X2, with translation MAAAARRLGLAAGRAPPPPPPPPPPRPPPPPLVVILGATGTGKSALAAQLGRRLGGEVVSADSMQVYKGLDIITNKVSPEEQRLCRHHMISFVDPLVSNYTVVDFRDKAMALIEDIFARDKIPIVVGGTNYYIEALLWKVLVSTKEKGSAAPGPVIDRKVELEQMDGAELHRRLSQVDPEMAAKLHPHDKRKVARSLQVFEETGIAHSEILHRQQEEEGGGPLGGPLKYPHSCILWLHADQAALDQRLEKRVDDMLAAGLLGELRDFHRRYNREKVAENRQDYQHGIFQSIGFKEFHEYLISEGNCSPDTSALLLQKGIQALKQVTKKYARRQNKWVRNRFLRREPQLGSAVAERSRCSLIAAVPPRLGLGPGPSVPPVYGLEVSDLLRWEEDVVKPALEIVESFIQGREPPAEPVKMEYDVNENKRSRHVCELCDRVIIGDREWAAHTRSKSHLHHLKKRRKLESASRVAEAEGDSGGAETSGEDSSLPFP, from the exons atggcggccgccgcgcgccgcctgggcctcgccgcgggccgggccccgccgccgcctcctcctccaccgccaccgcggccaccgccgccgccgctcgtgGTGATCCTGGGCGCCACCGGCACCGGCAAGTCCGCGCTGGCCGCGCAGCTGGGCCGCCGCCTGGGCGGCGAGGTCGTCAGCGCCGACTCCATGCAG GTGTACAAGGGCTTGGACATCATCACCAACAAGGTGTCTCCCGAGGAGCAGCGTCTGTGCAGGCACCACATGATCAGCTTTGTGGATCCCCTCGTCTCTAACTACACAGTGGTGGACTTCAGAGACAAAGCCATGGCTTTG ATTGAAGATATCTTTGCCCGAGACAAGATCCCGATTGTCGTGGGAGGAACCAACTACTACATCGAGGCCTTGCTCTGGAAGGTCCTTGTCAGCACCAAG GAGAAGGGCAGTGCGGCCCCTGGGCCGGTTATCGACAGGAAAGTGGAGCTGGAACAGATGGACGGGGCTGAGCTCCATCGCCGCCTGAGCCAAGTGGACCCTGAGATGGCGGCCAAgctgcacccccacgacaagcgcAAAGTGGCCAG GAGCCTCCAAGTTTTTGAAGAGACAGGGATCGCCCATAGTGAAATCTTGCAccggcagcaggaggaggaaggtgggggACCGTTAGGGGGGCCCCTGAAATACCCACATTCCTGCATCTTGTGGCTTCATGCAGACCAGGCAG ctctgGACCAGCGGCTGGAGAAGCGAGTGGACGACATGCTGGCTGCAGGACTGCTGGGGGAGCTGCGGGACTTTCACCGGCGCTACAATCGGGAGAAGGTAGCTGAGAACCG CCAGGATTACCAGCATGGCATCTTCCAGTCCATCGGCTTCAAGGAGTTCCACGAGTACCTCATCAGCGAGGGGAATTGCTCACCGGACACCAGTGCCCTGCTGCTGCAAAAAG GGATCCAGGCTCTGAAACAAGTAACCAAGAAATATGCCCGGAGGCAGAACAAATGGGTCCGAAACCGCTTCCTGAGAC GTGAgccgcagctgggcagcgccgtcGCCGAAAGGAGTAGGTGCTCTCTGATTGCAGCTGTCCCACCCCGGCTGGGCCTTG gCCCTGGGCCCAGCGTGCCCCCGGTGTACGGCTTGGAGGTGTCTGATCTCTTGAGGTGGGAGGAGGATGTGGTGAAACCGGCTCTGGAGATTGTGGAGAGCTTCATCCAG GGACGAGAGCCCCCAGCGGAGCCCGTAAAGATGGAGTACGATGTAAATGAGAACAAACGGAGTCGTCACGTCTGTGAGCTCTGTGACAGAGTCATCATCGGGGACCGGGAGTGGGCAG CTCACACACGATCCAAATCCCACCTGCACCATCTGAAGAAGAGACGGAAGCTGGAGTCCGCCAGCCGCGTTGCAGAGGCTGAGGGGGACAGCGGGGGTGCAGAGACCTCAGGAGAGGACAGCAGCTTGCCTTTTCCGTAG
- the TRIT1 gene encoding tRNA dimethylallyltransferase isoform X1, with product MAAAARRLGLAAGRAPPPPPPPPPPRPPPPPLVVILGATGTGKSALAAQLGRRLGGEVVSADSMQVYKGLDIITNKVSPEEQRLCRHHMISFVDPLVSNYTVVDFRDKAMALIEDIFARDKIPIVVGGTNYYIEALLWKVLVSTKEKGSAAPGPVIDRKVELEQMDGAELHRRLSQVDPEMAAKLHPHDKRKVARSLQVFEETGIAHSEILHRQQEEEGGGPLGGPLKYPHSCILWLHADQAALDQRLEKRVDDMLAAGLLGELRDFHRRYNREKVAENRQDYQHGIFQSIGFKEFHEYLISEGNCSPDTSALLLQKGIQALKQVTKKYARRQNKWVRNRFLRPGEPQLGSAVAERSRCSLIAAVPPRLGLGPGPSVPPVYGLEVSDLLRWEEDVVKPALEIVESFIQGREPPAEPVKMEYDVNENKRSRHVCELCDRVIIGDREWAAHTRSKSHLHHLKKRRKLESASRVAEAEGDSGGAETSGEDSSLPFP from the exons atggcggccgccgcgcgccgcctgggcctcgccgcgggccgggccccgccgccgcctcctcctccaccgccaccgcggccaccgccgccgccgctcgtgGTGATCCTGGGCGCCACCGGCACCGGCAAGTCCGCGCTGGCCGCGCAGCTGGGCCGCCGCCTGGGCGGCGAGGTCGTCAGCGCCGACTCCATGCAG GTGTACAAGGGCTTGGACATCATCACCAACAAGGTGTCTCCCGAGGAGCAGCGTCTGTGCAGGCACCACATGATCAGCTTTGTGGATCCCCTCGTCTCTAACTACACAGTGGTGGACTTCAGAGACAAAGCCATGGCTTTG ATTGAAGATATCTTTGCCCGAGACAAGATCCCGATTGTCGTGGGAGGAACCAACTACTACATCGAGGCCTTGCTCTGGAAGGTCCTTGTCAGCACCAAG GAGAAGGGCAGTGCGGCCCCTGGGCCGGTTATCGACAGGAAAGTGGAGCTGGAACAGATGGACGGGGCTGAGCTCCATCGCCGCCTGAGCCAAGTGGACCCTGAGATGGCGGCCAAgctgcacccccacgacaagcgcAAAGTGGCCAG GAGCCTCCAAGTTTTTGAAGAGACAGGGATCGCCCATAGTGAAATCTTGCAccggcagcaggaggaggaaggtgggggACCGTTAGGGGGGCCCCTGAAATACCCACATTCCTGCATCTTGTGGCTTCATGCAGACCAGGCAG ctctgGACCAGCGGCTGGAGAAGCGAGTGGACGACATGCTGGCTGCAGGACTGCTGGGGGAGCTGCGGGACTTTCACCGGCGCTACAATCGGGAGAAGGTAGCTGAGAACCG CCAGGATTACCAGCATGGCATCTTCCAGTCCATCGGCTTCAAGGAGTTCCACGAGTACCTCATCAGCGAGGGGAATTGCTCACCGGACACCAGTGCCCTGCTGCTGCAAAAAG GGATCCAGGCTCTGAAACAAGTAACCAAGAAATATGCCCGGAGGCAGAACAAATGGGTCCGAAACCGCTTCCTGAGAC CAGGTGAgccgcagctgggcagcgccgtcGCCGAAAGGAGTAGGTGCTCTCTGATTGCAGCTGTCCCACCCCGGCTGGGCCTTG gCCCTGGGCCCAGCGTGCCCCCGGTGTACGGCTTGGAGGTGTCTGATCTCTTGAGGTGGGAGGAGGATGTGGTGAAACCGGCTCTGGAGATTGTGGAGAGCTTCATCCAG GGACGAGAGCCCCCAGCGGAGCCCGTAAAGATGGAGTACGATGTAAATGAGAACAAACGGAGTCGTCACGTCTGTGAGCTCTGTGACAGAGTCATCATCGGGGACCGGGAGTGGGCAG CTCACACACGATCCAAATCCCACCTGCACCATCTGAAGAAGAGACGGAAGCTGGAGTCCGCCAGCCGCGTTGCAGAGGCTGAGGGGGACAGCGGGGGTGCAGAGACCTCAGGAGAGGACAGCAGCTTGCCTTTTCCGTAG